Proteins encoded within one genomic window of Bacteroidota bacterium:
- a CDS encoding NAD(P)H-binding protein, whose protein sequence is MTTLVLGATGATGKQLVEQLLNMGQKVKVIVRPTGEIPDNWKINDNITIIKATISKISVSEMTSYMNDCQSVASCLGHNINMKGIFGKPRFLVSDAIRLLIDAIQKNSPDIPIRLVLMNTTANRNRDLKERISIGQKLVMSLIRLLVPPQLDNEKAADVLRVDIGQNNKWIQWIAVRPDTLINEDIISEYEAHASPIRSAMFNPGKTSRINVGHFMAKIIVDDDLWHKWKGQMPVIYNK, encoded by the coding sequence ATGACAACATTAGTATTAGGCGCAACTGGCGCAACCGGTAAACAGTTGGTAGAACAATTGTTGAATATGGGGCAAAAAGTCAAGGTCATTGTACGTCCGACCGGAGAAATACCTGACAATTGGAAGATTAATGACAATATAACAATAATCAAAGCTACTATCTCAAAGATAAGTGTAAGCGAAATGACAAGCTATATGAATGATTGTCAGTCAGTCGCTTCTTGCCTTGGTCATAATATAAATATGAAAGGAATATTCGGAAAACCCAGGTTTTTAGTAAGCGATGCCATTAGATTGCTTATTGATGCAATTCAGAAGAATTCACCAGATATCCCAATCAGACTTGTGCTGATGAATACAACTGCTAACAGGAACAGAGATTTAAAAGAACGCATCTCGATCGGACAAAAATTAGTGATGAGCTTGATTCGTTTACTTGTCCCACCGCAATTAGACAACGAAAAAGCAGCAGACGTGCTAAGGGTGGATATTGGACAAAATAATAAATGGATTCAATGGATTGCTGTTCGACCAGATACCCTGATTAATGAAGATATCATAAGCGAATATGAGGCACATGCTTCACCAATAAGGAGTGCCATGTTTAATCCTGGCAAAACAAGCCGAATAAATGTTGGACATTTTATGGCTAAGATTATTGTCGACGATGACTTATGGCACAAGTGGAAAGGGCAAATGCCAGTAATTTATAATAAAT